From one Mytilus edulis chromosome 1, xbMytEdul2.2, whole genome shotgun sequence genomic stretch:
- the LOC139516628 gene encoding uncharacterized protein PF3D7_1120000-like, which yields MLNSESDPMSKQSADSYVQTVMASNIVSVPVEIHAERPVSNFNTFALTPRKTTKRRRSDGNNKNGTKKQRNSPGVLDDKNRHALEDNQCIGVQGKASNKSDMNTIKVVSKQTNSNDLNDLKIMVGNLTDSMNTLRDHLSTRIDSLESNFAKTIEKVVDRKIETAMKKERNIVHKEMKNLESKVTKDIEQLKVDVNEDFQSVKNEISSLKDRCQEPMIRPEDEAENNKRNNAIIRNLAESENENLFNKVSGLLKDGLRLKNISIHSVERKRSFREGKPGLVIVKFQNAQDKRKVMEVKKTLREARNYRDVFIENDLPKAERMLNANLRHIVNTIGKDKLEIRGSRIQTKRNDNESRERTDLSRQLYEQRGRRHEQNTSNNVRDSYRRENEPRDTDNFRQSTHRGGYRNGRHY from the coding sequence ATGCTTAATTCAGAGTCGGATCCTATGAGTAAACAATCAGCGGATAGTTACGTTCAGACAGTTATGGCTAGTAACATTGTATCTGTACCGGTTGAAATTCACGCTGAAAGGCCTGTAAGTAACTTTAATACTTTCGCTTTAACACCTAGAAAAACAACAAAACGTAGAAGGTCTGATGGTAATAATAAAAATGGTACTAAAAAACAGAGAAATAGCCCAGGTGTGCTCGATGACAAAAATCGTCACGCTCTAGAAGACAATCAGTGTATTGGAGTTCAAGGGAAGGCGTCTAATAAAAGCGACATGAACACTATTAAAGTTGTTAGTAAACAAACAAACAGTAATGATCTCAATGATTTAAAGATCATGGTAGGCAATTTAACAGATTCGATGAATACTTTACGCGATCACCTATCGACAAGAATAGACAGTTTAGAAAGTAATTTCGCAAAAACTATTGAAAAAGTTGTTGATAGAAAAATTGAAACCGCTATGAAGAAGGAAAGGAATATCGTacataaagaaatgaaaaatctGGAGAGTAAAGTTACAAAGGACATAGAACAGTTAAAAGTAGATGTAAATGAGGACTTCCAGAGTGTAAAGAATGAAATATCAAGTTTGAAAGACCGTTGTCAAGAACCTATGATCAGACCCGAGGATGAGGCAGAGAACAACAAAAGAAACAACGCTATCATTCGAAACCTGGCAGAAAGTGAAAATGAAAATCTTTTCAACAAAGTAAGCGGACTGTTAAAGGACGGTTTAagattgaaaaatatcagcaTACACTCTGTAGAACGCAAGAGGAGCTTCCGAGAGGGTAAACCGGGTTTAGTTATTGTAAAGTTCCAAAACGCACAGGACAAGCGTAAAGTAATGGAGGTAAAGAAAACACTCCGAGAAGCAAGGAATTATAGAGACGTATTTATTGAAAATGACTTACCGAAGGCTGAAAGGATGCTCAATGCAAATCTTCGTCATATTGTGAATACTATCGGCAAGGATAAATTAGAAATTCGTGGATCGAGAATCCAAACAAAACGAAATGACAACGAATCAAGAGAAAGGACCGATCTAAGCCGACAGCTGTACGAGCAAAGAGGACGACGACATGAGCAAAACACTTCAAACAACGTAAGAGACAGTTACCGACGAGAAAACGAACCAAGAGACACCGATAATTTTAGACAGTCTACTCACCGTGGCGGTTACAGAAATGGGCGGCATTATTAG